A segment of the Acidimicrobiales bacterium genome:
CGTCGTCGTCGTCGACCGCTTCCTGGAGAAGGCCCGCTGACGGGTTGGGACGAGGTCGGCGACCGGGTCTACCGCCGCCGCTACCGCACCTTCGACCTCAACATCGGCGTCGTGGTCGGCGCCGACGGCGTGCTCGTCGTCGACACCAGGGGCAGCCACCGGCAGGCCGACGAGCTCCGCCACCACCTGCGCGAGCTGGGCGACGGCCCCGTGCGGTGGGTCGTCAACACCCACGGGCACTTCGACCACTGCTTCGGCAACGCCCGCTTCCGCCCGCCCCTGGCCGACGCCGACCTGTGGGGGCACGAGGCGATCGTCCCGTACCTCGCAGCGAACGCCGAGACGGCGCGCCAGGCGATGATCGACGCCAACCCGGCCCACGCCGACGAGCTCGCCGAGGTCGTCGTCACCCCGCCCGACCACCTGGTCGGCGACGTCGCCTCGCTCGACCTCGGCGACCGGGTGGTCCGCCTGCACCACGTCGGTCGCGGCCACACCGACAACGACCTGGTGCTCGTGGTGCCCGACGCCGGCGTGGTGTTCGCCGGCGACCTGGTGGAGGAGTCGGCGCCGCCCGCCTACGGCGACGACGCCTTCCCGCTCGAGTGGC
Coding sequences within it:
- a CDS encoding MBL fold metallo-hydrolase yields the protein MVGADGVLVVDTRGSHRQADELRHHLRELGDGPVRWVVNTHGHFDHCFGNARFRPPLADADLWGHEAIVPYLAANAETARQAMIDANPAHADELAEVVVTPPDHLVGDVASLDLGDRVVRLHHVGRGHTDNDLVLVVPDAGVVFAGDLVEESAPPAYGDDAFPLEWPATALRVFDLVGDSDTVVPGHGDVVDRAFAIEQRAGLVDVAQVVRELHDAGVPVDRAVDEGAGRWPWPPAALTHAVRRGYAQLDGELD